One genomic window of Neisseria sp. oral taxon 014 str. F0314 includes the following:
- a CDS encoding HlyD family type I secretion periplasmic adaptor subunit, with protein sequence MSSENNVKSKDLHLINDLNAALQKEKHSGQFWVIILFFIFLVVFVIWAYNSPIEEVTRGQGNVIPSSREQVVQSLDPGIITEILVKEGDIVEKGQVLLKLDDTRSSAVLRESEAKVQNLEAMIARLKAEAYGKELSFPKNVSNELRQREHAAYVARRRAVTDAVSSLTASKAALDKEIEITAPMVAQGVVSEVELLRMRRQSSELTLQITERRNRYMADANNELVQAESELAQAKENMAMRADPVDRSQIRAPMRGIVKDIQINTVGGVVNVGQDIMQIVPLDDKLLVEAYIRPQDVAFIRPGLPAVVKVSAYDYSIYGGLNGKVTLISPDTVSNSMQNRANDLKLDPNQVYYRILVQTTSNSLKDKNGKEMPIIPGMVATVDVKTGEKTVFQYLIKPITRMKQALSER encoded by the coding sequence ATGAGCAGTGAAAACAACGTCAAATCTAAGGATTTGCATTTAATTAACGACTTGAATGCCGCTTTGCAGAAGGAAAAGCACAGCGGTCAGTTTTGGGTCATTATCCTGTTTTTCATTTTTTTAGTCGTGTTCGTGATTTGGGCGTACAACAGTCCGATTGAAGAAGTAACACGTGGTCAGGGGAACGTTATTCCGAGCAGTCGGGAACAGGTCGTGCAGAGCCTTGATCCGGGCATTATCACTGAGATACTGGTCAAAGAAGGCGATATTGTTGAAAAAGGTCAAGTGTTGTTGAAACTTGATGATACCCGTAGTTCGGCGGTATTGCGTGAGAGTGAAGCCAAGGTCCAAAACCTTGAGGCCATGATTGCCCGTTTGAAAGCAGAGGCTTATGGTAAAGAATTGAGTTTCCCGAAAAATGTCAGCAACGAGTTGCGTCAGCGTGAACATGCAGCTTATGTCGCACGCCGTCGTGCCGTTACCGATGCGGTCAGCAGTCTGACTGCAAGCAAGGCCGCGCTGGATAAGGAAATTGAAATTACTGCGCCGATGGTAGCTCAAGGGGTAGTATCGGAAGTAGAATTATTGCGTATGCGCCGCCAATCCAGCGAGCTTACTTTGCAGATTACAGAGCGACGGAACCGTTATATGGCTGATGCCAATAATGAATTGGTACAGGCAGAATCTGAATTGGCGCAGGCTAAAGAAAATATGGCTATGCGGGCCGACCCTGTTGATCGTTCCCAAATCCGTGCACCAATGCGCGGCATCGTAAAAGATATTCAGATTAATACGGTAGGTGGCGTAGTGAATGTCGGCCAGGATATTATGCAGATTGTACCTTTGGACGACAAACTGCTGGTTGAGGCATATATCCGGCCCCAAGATGTTGCATTTATCCGCCCGGGTTTGCCTGCCGTGGTAAAAGTCAGTGCGTATGATTATTCGATATATGGTGGTTTGAATGGAAAGGTAACTTTAATCAGTCCCGATACAGTTAGTAATTCAATGCAGAATCGGGCTAATGATTTGAAATTAGATCCGAATCAAGTTTATTACCGTATTTTGGTGCAGACTACGTCTAACAGTTTGAAAGACAAAAACGGTAAGGAAATGCCGATTATTCCGGGTATGGTGGCAACGGTTGATGTGAAGACCGGTGAAAAAACTGTATTCCAATACCTTATCAAGCCGATTACCCGCATGAAACAGGCGTTGAGCGAACGCTGA
- the glnD gene encoding [protein-PII] uridylyltransferase, whose protein sequence is MVSAKIRHILENFSNQRQKTVTRYQEKNNPVVFFKEYGNAVETLLTELWLEIFDTDRLCLLATGGFGRKELYPYSDIDLAIVAPDTISESEQEKIAGFIQTLWDIKLMPSVKSGSCDELCASIREDISGDTAFLEARFLCGNRKLAEETFTRVDKQRDIAAFVEAKLVEMQQRHSKSQGSGAALEPNIKSCPGGLRDIHTMLWIAKAQELDTKISSLIRQNVLTCAEAATLAHSYKTLAAIRIALHINAKRAEDKLVFDLQDQVAEHIVRHDDTPQKRSEKLMRIFYHATKSVKQLNGILLPMLQNRIHPKPKHVTHPINDDYYQINNQVAAKDIRIFYNQPVQIFKIIQILQRRNDITSIEPQTLRAWWSATRNIRPDFYNNPDNRRQFISFFQHGEGLTHIMRFLNLYGVLGRYLPAWEKITGLLQHDLFHIYPVDDHILTVLHNIRRFAIEARSHENPFASSLMQSFPQQHILYLAAIFHDIAKGRGGNHSLQGVADARKFAADHFLSQEESDLLAWLVENHLLMSTVAQKEDIQDPDVISNFCSRIGTQKRLTALYLLTIADIRGTNPKLWNNWRASLLETLFHTAARNLNGGASSLNAVFSRRQHEAADLLSRTGTPEAQQKKLWHVLGSAYFVRHQTREILWHTANLVHGIETPLIRSRILPESDTFQVMIFMPNGPRLFARLCRIFSRHSFDILAARAFITEHNYILDTFIVQIPSCHHPSDYPNIQSALEAELNSFIHGYTVATEPPAPNHRLSRRGRYMPITPSVTITRDEDYSDWYTVEITAVNRTFLLADLAEVFFAKNVSLRYAKIATMGERVEDNFIIYSPDLENPRNQSALKQALLEQLNV, encoded by the coding sequence ATGGTATCCGCAAAAATCCGGCACATATTGGAAAATTTTTCCAACCAAAGGCAAAAAACAGTCACTCGCTACCAAGAAAAAAACAATCCTGTCGTATTTTTCAAAGAATATGGTAATGCGGTGGAAACTTTGCTGACCGAATTATGGCTGGAAATCTTCGATACCGACCGACTTTGCCTGCTGGCAACCGGCGGATTCGGACGCAAAGAACTTTATCCCTACTCGGATATTGATTTGGCTATTGTCGCACCCGACACGATCTCGGAAAGCGAACAGGAAAAAATCGCCGGATTTATCCAAACTTTGTGGGACATCAAATTGATGCCGTCTGTAAAAAGCGGCAGTTGCGACGAACTATGCGCCAGTATTCGGGAAGATATTAGCGGCGACACGGCTTTTCTAGAAGCCCGCTTTCTTTGCGGCAATCGCAAACTGGCAGAAGAAACATTTACCCGTGTCGACAAACAACGTGATATTGCCGCCTTTGTTGAAGCAAAGCTGGTCGAAATGCAGCAGCGCCATAGTAAATCCCAAGGCTCGGGAGCTGCGTTGGAACCGAATATCAAAAGCTGCCCGGGCGGGTTGCGCGACATACATACTATGTTGTGGATTGCTAAAGCGCAGGAGCTGGATACCAAAATTTCTTCGCTTATCAGACAGAATGTCCTGACTTGCGCAGAAGCGGCGACATTGGCGCACAGTTACAAAACACTCGCCGCTATCCGTATCGCTCTACATATCAACGCCAAGCGTGCCGAAGATAAGCTGGTATTCGACCTTCAGGATCAAGTAGCCGAACATATAGTCAGACATGACGATACACCGCAGAAGCGGAGCGAAAAACTGATGCGGATTTTTTACCACGCCACCAAATCCGTTAAACAACTCAACGGCATCCTGCTGCCGATGCTGCAAAACCGGATTCATCCCAAGCCTAAACACGTCACTCACCCGATTAATGACGATTACTACCAAATCAACAATCAAGTCGCAGCAAAAGATATCCGTATCTTTTACAACCAACCGGTTCAGATTTTCAAAATCATCCAAATTTTACAACGCCGTAATGACATTACCTCCATCGAACCGCAAACTCTGCGTGCATGGTGGTCGGCCACCCGTAATATCCGCCCCGATTTCTATAACAACCCGGACAACCGTAGGCAGTTCATCAGTTTCTTCCAACACGGAGAAGGTCTGACCCATATCATGCGCTTTTTAAATCTCTACGGCGTATTGGGACGGTATCTGCCTGCATGGGAAAAAATTACGGGCTTGCTGCAACATGACCTGTTCCATATCTATCCGGTGGACGACCATATCCTGACTGTGCTGCATAATATCCGGCGTTTTGCCATAGAAGCACGTAGTCACGAAAATCCGTTTGCCTCATCGTTGATGCAGTCTTTTCCGCAACAACACATCCTCTACCTGGCAGCCATTTTTCATGATATAGCCAAAGGTCGCGGCGGTAATCATTCCTTACAGGGCGTAGCCGATGCCAGAAAATTCGCCGCCGACCATTTCCTTTCCCAAGAAGAAAGTGATTTATTGGCCTGGTTGGTGGAAAATCATCTTTTAATGTCTACCGTTGCCCAAAAAGAAGACATACAAGACCCTGATGTAATCAGTAATTTCTGTAGCCGAATCGGCACGCAGAAACGTCTGACCGCCCTTTATCTACTGACCATTGCCGATATACGCGGTACGAATCCCAAACTTTGGAACAACTGGCGAGCCAGTTTGCTGGAAACCCTGTTTCATACTGCCGCCCGCAATCTTAATGGTGGGGCAAGCAGTTTGAATGCCGTGTTCAGCCGCCGCCAACATGAAGCAGCAGATTTACTCAGCCGTACTGGTACCCCCGAAGCCCAACAGAAAAAACTGTGGCATGTGCTGGGTTCCGCTTATTTCGTCCGTCATCAAACGCGCGAAATATTATGGCATACCGCCAATCTAGTTCATGGTATAGAAACACCGCTTATCCGCAGCCGCATTTTGCCTGAAAGTGATACTTTCCAAGTCATGATTTTCATGCCAAACGGCCCGCGGCTGTTTGCACGCCTATGCCGTATTTTCAGCCGACATAGTTTCGATATTCTGGCAGCACGGGCTTTCATCACTGAACACAACTACATATTAGATACGTTCATCGTACAAATACCGTCCTGCCACCATCCAAGCGACTACCCCAATATCCAAAGTGCCCTTGAAGCCGAGTTAAACAGTTTTATCCACGGATATACCGTTGCAACAGAACCACCCGCACCTAACCACCGACTGAGCCGCCGCGGACGGTATATGCCGATTACCCCAAGTGTTACTATTACCCGAGACGAAGATTATTCTGACTGGTATACCGTTGAAATTACGGCAGTAAACCGGACATTTCTACTAGCCGATCTTGCCGAAGTATTCTTCGCAAAAAACGTCAGCCTGCGTTACGCAAAAATTGCCACAATGGGTGAACGGGTTGAAGATAATTTCATCATTTATAGCCCTGACTTGGAAAATCCAAGAAATCAGTCAGCACTCAAACAAGCTTTGTTGGAACAACTCAATGTCTAA
- a CDS encoding HAD family hydrolase, translated as MKNLAIFDLDNTLINTDSDHSWPQYLIKKGLVDAAETEAQNEKFYRDYQNGCLDIDAFLKFHLAPLARYSKEELAEFHREFMAEFITPHISPMQRMLVQSHQMAGDETLVISSTNEFIITPICHLFGITNIIGTQLETGADGRYTGNYIGTPSLKEGKITRLNQWLAERGETLESYGKTYFYSDSKNDLPLLRLVNEPVAVNPDAELEQEAKAKGWPILNFK; from the coding sequence ATGAAAAACCTCGCCATCTTCGACCTCGACAACACCCTCATCAACACCGATTCCGACCACTCTTGGCCGCAATACCTCATCAAAAAAGGGCTGGTTGACGCTGCCGAAACCGAAGCGCAAAACGAAAAATTCTACCGTGACTACCAAAACGGCTGTCTCGACATCGATGCCTTCCTCAAATTCCACCTTGCCCCGCTCGCCCGTTACAGCAAAGAAGAGCTGGCGGAATTTCACCGCGAATTTATGGCGGAGTTCATCACACCCCACATCTCGCCCATGCAGCGTATGCTTGTGCAGAGCCACCAAATGGCCGGCGACGAAACCCTCGTTATCTCCTCGACCAACGAGTTCATCATCACCCCCATCTGCCACCTTTTTGGCATCACCAACATCATCGGCACCCAACTCGAAACCGGCGCCGACGGCCGCTACACCGGCAACTACATCGGCACGCCCAGCCTCAAGGAAGGCAAAATCACCCGCCTGAACCAATGGCTCGCCGAACGCGGCGAAACGCTCGAAAGCTATGGCAAAACCTATTTTTACAGCGACTCCAAAAACGACCTGCCGCTGCTGCGCCTCGTCAACGAACCTGTCGCCGTCAACCCCGATGCCGAGCTGGAACAAGAAGCCAAAGCAAAAGGTTGGCCGATATTAAACTTCAAATAA
- a CDS encoding TonB family protein: MTIRAIILALLLALTLPAAAQNDNSVKQASAPENSVKLAVIVSPEGEAKEINIIESGGYSKFDKAAVAAAQKGNYNATGRWMKYLATVEFKPQ, encoded by the coding sequence ATGACCATCCGCGCCATCATTCTCGCCTTGCTGCTTGCCCTTACCCTCCCTGCGGCCGCACAAAATGACAATTCGGTAAAACAAGCCTCCGCCCCCGAAAATTCCGTCAAACTCGCCGTCATCGTTTCTCCCGAAGGCGAAGCCAAGGAGATTAACATCATCGAATCCGGTGGTTACAGCAAATTCGACAAAGCAGCCGTGGCTGCTGCCCAAAAAGGCAACTACAACGCCACAGGACGATGGATGAAATATCTCGCAACCGTTGAATTCAAACCCCAATAG
- the cutA gene encoding divalent-cation tolerance protein CutA, with protein MPAFKPVIVTTTAPTREEAEKIGGLLLEKHLAACVQYETITSQYLWNGEICRDDEIRITIKTSRHCYREIQKTIIANHSYDCPQILMQNVSRGFVPYLRWLKQCLGLK; from the coding sequence ATGCCCGCGTTCAAACCCGTCATCGTTACCACCACCGCCCCGACCCGCGAAGAAGCCGAAAAAATCGGTGGTTTGCTTCTGGAAAAACACCTTGCCGCCTGCGTGCAATATGAAACCATCACCAGCCAATACCTTTGGAACGGCGAAATCTGCCGCGACGATGAAATACGCATCACCATCAAAACTTCGCGCCACTGCTACCGCGAAATCCAAAAAACCATCATCGCCAACCACAGCTACGACTGCCCGCAAATCCTGATGCAAAATGTTTCGCGCGGGTTTGTTCCGTATCTGCGCTGGCTGAAGCAATGTTTAGGTTTAAAATAG
- the hda gene encoding DnaA regulatory inactivator Hda: protein MNQLIFDFATRDYPGFDKFLGTSNAELVYVLQNRHGQFIYVWGEQGAGKSHLLQAWVAQALGMGKNAVYIDAATSPLTESVLEADYLAIDQIEKLGNEEQALLFAVFNRFRNSGKGFLLLSSEHTPQQLVIREDLRTRMAYCLVYEVKPLTDQEKIDALVSMAAARQVTIDLEIFEYLLNHWRRDMDSLMQMLDTLDNYAVTMGKRITLPLLRQLLKQQETQ from the coding sequence GTGAACCAGCTTATTTTCGATTTCGCTACCCGCGACTATCCGGGTTTTGATAAATTTCTCGGGACATCGAATGCCGAACTGGTTTATGTCCTGCAAAACCGGCACGGGCAATTTATCTATGTGTGGGGCGAACAGGGTGCAGGGAAAAGTCATCTGCTTCAGGCCTGGGTCGCTCAGGCGCTGGGAATGGGGAAGAATGCGGTTTATATAGATGCCGCCACTTCCCCGTTGACGGAATCAGTCCTTGAAGCCGACTACCTCGCCATCGACCAAATCGAAAAACTGGGCAACGAAGAACAAGCCCTCCTGTTTGCCGTATTCAACCGCTTCCGCAACAGCGGCAAAGGCTTTCTGCTGTTAAGTTCCGAACACACGCCCCAACAGCTCGTCATCCGCGAAGACTTGCGCACCCGCATGGCGTACTGTCTCGTTTACGAAGTCAAACCCCTGACCGACCAAGAAAAAATCGACGCGCTCGTCAGCATGGCCGCGGCACGCCAAGTAACCATAGATCTCGAAATCTTCGAATACCTGCTTAACCACTGGCGGCGCGATATGGACAGTCTGATGCAGATGCTCGACACGCTGGACAACTACGCCGTCACCATGGGCAAACGCATCACTCTGCCGCTTCTGCGCCAGCTTCTGAAACAACAGGAAACCCAATGA
- the panD gene encoding aspartate 1-decarboxylase: MFRTLLGGKIHRATVTEADLNYVGSITIDEDLLDAAGICVNEKVAIVNNNNGERFETYTIAGKRGSGVVCLNGAAARLVQKGDIVIIMSYVMLSEPEIQTHQPKVVLVDGENKIRDIISYEPPHTVL, encoded by the coding sequence ATGTTCCGCACTCTGCTCGGCGGCAAGATACACCGCGCCACCGTTACCGAAGCCGACCTCAACTACGTCGGCAGCATTACCATAGATGAAGACCTGCTTGATGCCGCGGGTATCTGCGTCAACGAAAAAGTCGCCATCGTCAACAATAATAACGGAGAACGTTTTGAGACCTACACCATTGCAGGCAAACGCGGCAGCGGGGTAGTGTGTTTGAACGGCGCGGCGGCGCGGCTGGTGCAGAAAGGCGATATTGTGATTATCATGTCGTATGTGATGTTGTCCGAACCTGAAATTCAGACGCATCAGCCAAAAGTGGTCCTGGTGGACGGGGAGAATAAAATCCGCGATATTATCTCTTACGAACCGCCGCACACGGTTTTGTGA
- the kdsA gene encoding 3-deoxy-8-phosphooctulonate synthase, with translation MDIQINNITVGNDKPFVLFGGVNVLEDLDSTLKACEQYVKVTDKLGIPYVFKASFDKANRSSVHSFRGVGLEEGMKIFQAVKKEFDVPVITDVHEPYQCRPVADVCDVIQLPAFLARQTDLVVAMAKTGNVINIKKPQFLSPSQMKNIVEKFKEAGNDKLILCERGSNFGYDNLVVDMLGFGVMKKTCDGVPVIFDVTHSLQTRESGSAASGGRRSQALELALAGMATRLAGLFLESHANPDQAKCDGPSALPLSQLEDFLVRVKAVDETVKSFAPLEIK, from the coding sequence ATGGATATTCAAATCAACAACATTACGGTCGGCAACGACAAACCGTTTGTTTTGTTCGGCGGCGTCAATGTATTGGAAGACCTCGATTCTACGCTCAAGGCGTGCGAGCAATATGTGAAGGTAACGGACAAACTCGGTATCCCGTATGTGTTCAAAGCTTCCTTCGACAAAGCCAACCGCTCGTCCGTTCATTCTTTCCGCGGCGTGGGTTTGGAAGAAGGGATGAAGATTTTTCAGGCGGTAAAGAAAGAGTTTGACGTGCCGGTGATTACCGATGTGCACGAGCCGTACCAGTGCCGGCCCGTTGCCGATGTGTGCGACGTTATCCAGCTTCCCGCTTTTTTGGCGCGCCAGACTGATTTGGTGGTGGCGATGGCGAAAACGGGTAATGTCATCAACATTAAAAAACCGCAGTTTTTGAGTCCGTCGCAGATGAAGAATATTGTGGAAAAATTTAAAGAGGCGGGCAACGACAAACTGATTTTATGCGAACGCGGCTCGAATTTCGGCTATGACAATTTGGTGGTGGACATGCTCGGTTTCGGTGTGATGAAGAAAACTTGCGACGGCGTGCCCGTGATTTTTGACGTTACCCACTCGTTGCAGACGCGCGAATCGGGTTCTGCCGCATCAGGAGGACGCCGCTCGCAAGCGTTGGAGCTTGCGTTGGCCGGTATGGCGACACGGTTGGCGGGGCTGTTTCTCGAATCCCACGCCAACCCAGACCAAGCCAAATGCGACGGACCCAGCGCGTTGCCGCTGTCGCAGCTTGAAGATTTCTTGGTACGCGTGAAAGCGGTGGACGAAACGGTTAAATCCTTCGCGCCGCTGGAAATCAAATAA
- a CDS encoding type I secretion system permease/ATPase, producing the protein MKAIIEHVALVTRLLGAPVSEAALSAEVVRDKKLNVNYHSLTEVLRSHGFENTLSKRSLEDIPSLAVPVLAILHNEEAAVITKIEGAGKDRKYHIRQVDGLEQELDHAQLSVLYLGYCWFIKPKMVSDNRSELPEYHLPKAWFWKVIWRFRGYYYQVILATIIINFLALVSSLYVMNVYDRVIPNQAYETLWVLSIGVVLAILFEFAAKMIRGHLTDIAGKKADLIISSALFRRVMALRLADRPASSGSYANNLREFESVRDFMTSASLLTLVDLPFLLLFITVIGIVGGKLALVPLIIIPIVVIVGLLVQRPLSRYINESMKESSQRSGLAVEAIEGIETLKTNNATSWAQQRWDEYTAKTSASSIKVKDTSNLMVNFAVAMQQLNTVFLVLVGTYLIHAENTAERITMGALIASVILSGRALAPLAQIAGLATRFQQAKLALQGVNDIVSRPIERSPERKYITLDNVQGAITFENVSFKYQQDSSSAVSDLRITIRPGEKVGILGRIGSGKSTMLKLASGLYDTEKGNVTLDGVDMRQLDPNFLRNQVVLLSQAPRLFLGTLRENMDLARTDGYSTDQDLLVALKRFGLDKIIRNHPRGLDMPLGEDGLGLSGGQKQIIALARMTLRDPRVVLLDEPTTSLDQATERIALNAIAQWGRDRTMLLVTHRPQVLQIVNRIIVMDNGKVVMDGPRDLVLQNLMQSEQQNRAKQQANHPAVQQNTQAQPTKAASANS; encoded by the coding sequence ATGAAAGCCATAATTGAACATGTTGCGTTAGTCACCCGTCTGCTGGGTGCGCCTGTGTCCGAAGCGGCACTGTCGGCAGAGGTGGTTCGGGATAAGAAGCTCAATGTCAACTATCACTCTTTGACCGAAGTACTGCGCAGTCACGGTTTTGAGAATACTTTGTCCAAACGTAGTCTGGAAGATATTCCGTCTTTGGCCGTACCGGTGCTGGCAATCCTTCATAATGAAGAGGCTGCGGTCATTACAAAAATCGAAGGTGCAGGTAAGGATAGAAAATACCATATCAGACAGGTAGACGGTTTGGAACAGGAGCTTGATCATGCCCAGTTGTCCGTTCTCTATTTAGGTTATTGCTGGTTTATCAAGCCTAAAATGGTTTCGGACAACCGTTCGGAGCTGCCGGAATATCACCTGCCGAAAGCATGGTTTTGGAAAGTCATTTGGCGTTTCCGCGGTTACTATTATCAAGTCATTCTGGCAACTATCATCATCAACTTTCTCGCATTAGTCAGCTCGCTGTATGTGATGAATGTATACGACCGTGTTATTCCGAATCAAGCTTATGAAACATTGTGGGTTTTGAGTATCGGTGTCGTATTGGCGATTTTATTCGAATTTGCCGCAAAAATGATTCGAGGCCACTTGACGGATATTGCAGGTAAAAAAGCGGATTTGATTATCAGTTCTGCACTATTCCGTCGAGTCATGGCATTACGTTTGGCTGACCGTCCCGCATCCTCTGGTTCTTATGCAAACAATTTGCGCGAATTTGAATCGGTACGTGATTTTATGACCAGTGCCAGTTTGCTGACTTTGGTAGATTTGCCGTTTCTGCTTTTATTCATTACCGTCATCGGTATTGTTGGTGGTAAATTGGCTTTAGTTCCTCTTATTATTATTCCTATTGTGGTAATTGTGGGGTTGTTGGTACAGCGCCCATTGTCCCGTTATATCAATGAATCAATGAAGGAAAGCTCGCAGCGTTCCGGTTTGGCAGTCGAAGCCATTGAAGGTATTGAGACCCTGAAAACCAACAATGCGACTTCTTGGGCACAACAACGTTGGGACGAATACACGGCAAAAACCTCCGCCTCGTCCATTAAAGTTAAAGATACCAGTAACTTGATGGTTAACTTTGCCGTTGCCATGCAACAGTTGAATACAGTGTTTCTAGTATTGGTTGGCACTTATCTGATTCATGCCGAAAATACGGCGGAGCGCATTACGATGGGTGCATTGATTGCTTCAGTGATTTTGTCCGGACGGGCATTGGCTCCGTTGGCACAAATTGCCGGTCTGGCGACTCGTTTCCAGCAAGCCAAACTGGCTTTGCAGGGAGTGAATGATATCGTATCCCGCCCTATTGAACGTAGTCCGGAACGCAAATATATTACATTGGATAATGTTCAGGGTGCGATTACATTTGAGAATGTTTCGTTCAAGTACCAGCAGGATTCTAGTTCCGCCGTCAGCGATTTGCGGATTACCATCAGGCCGGGTGAAAAAGTCGGTATTTTGGGACGCATTGGTAGCGGTAAAAGTACCATGCTGAAACTAGCAAGTGGCCTGTATGACACTGAAAAAGGTAATGTTACTTTGGATGGTGTCGATATGCGGCAGTTGGATCCGAATTTCCTACGTAATCAAGTCGTTCTGTTGAGTCAGGCTCCCCGTTTGTTTTTAGGCACGTTGCGTGAGAACATGGATTTGGCGCGTACTGACGGCTATTCGACTGATCAGGATTTGCTAGTGGCTTTAAAACGTTTCGGTTTGGACAAAATCATCCGCAACCACCCGCGCGGTTTGGATATGCCGTTGGGTGAGGACGGTTTGGGTTTGTCGGGAGGGCAGAAACAGATTATTGCTTTGGCGCGTATGACATTGCGTGATCCGCGCGTGGTATTACTGGATGAACCTACGACCAGCCTTGACCAAGCAACCGAACGTATCGCACTGAATGCTATCGCCCAATGGGGCAGAGACCGCACGATGTTGTTGGTTACCCACCGCCCGCAGGTTTTACAGATTGTTAATCGAATTATTGTTATGGACAACGGTAAAGTTGTGATGGATGGCCCGCGTGATTTGGTATTGCAGAATCTGATGCAAAGTGAACAACAAAATAGGGCAAAACAGCAGGCCAACCATCCTGCCGTACAGCAAAATACGCAGGCTCAGCCTACAAAAGCGGCGTCAGCCAACAGTTAG
- a CDS encoding helix-turn-helix transcriptional regulator: protein MSSKLTLPDTLPDEHDLRAVLAYNMRVFRVGKGWSQEELARQCGLDRTYISAVERKRWNVALSNIEKIAIALQIAPYQLLLPPQQLLRQMSEPAV, encoded by the coding sequence ATGAGCAGCAAACTGACCTTGCCAGACACTCTGCCTGACGAACACGACCTGCGTGCGGTGCTGGCCTATAATATGCGCGTTTTCCGCGTGGGAAAAGGCTGGTCGCAGGAAGAACTTGCCAGACAATGCGGTCTGGATAGGACTTATATTTCCGCTGTCGAACGCAAACGCTGGAATGTCGCGCTTTCCAATATCGAAAAAATTGCAATAGCACTGCAAATTGCCCCGTATCAATTGCTGCTGCCTCCGCAGCAATTATTACGGCAAATGTCCGAACCGGCCGTCTGA